The following coding sequences are from one Methanosarcina sp. WWM596 window:
- a CDS encoding DUF2178 domain-containing protein — translation MKKKQFRMITLLITMIMGAVVGFSVSIGNPALAAGVVLAGMAAMYNLKSRLEGVVEDERIQQVSQKASRVTLQIMALGLALGGAVLIAMRNTYPGHTDLGFFMAYASCGVLVLYTLFYRFYNREYGGWDEE, via the coding sequence ATGAAAAAAAAGCAATTTAGAATGATTACCCTACTGATCACGATGATCATGGGGGCTGTTGTAGGTTTTTCAGTCTCGATAGGAAATCCGGCGCTTGCAGCAGGTGTTGTACTCGCAGGCATGGCGGCTATGTACAATTTAAAAAGCAGGCTGGAAGGTGTGGTTGAAGATGAGAGGATTCAACAGGTTAGCCAGAAGGCTTCGCGCGTTACTCTCCAGATAATGGCATTGGGCCTTGCCCTTGGAGGTGCAGTCCTGATAGCCATGAGGAATACATATCCCGGACATACTGACCTTGGTTTCTTCATGGCATACGCAAGCTGCGGTGTCCTTGTGCTTTACACTCTATTTTACAGGTTTTACAACAGGGAATATGGGGGCTGGGATGAAGAATAA
- a CDS encoding helix-turn-helix transcriptional regulator, with protein MKNNIKVYRAIHDLTQESLAEKVGVTRQTINAIEKGKYDPSLDLAFRLSRLFNTSIEDIFLYEDGKN; from the coding sequence ATGAAGAATAATATTAAAGTTTACAGGGCAATTCATGACCTTACCCAGGAAAGTCTTGCTGAAAAGGTGGGGGTAACAAGGCAGACAATAAACGCTATTGAAAAAGGAAAATATGACCCTTCCCTTGATCTTGCGTTCAGGCTTTCCAGACTTTTTAACACAAGCATTGAAGATATTTTTCTCTACGAGGACGGCAAGAATTGA